One genomic segment of uncultured Desulfobacter sp. includes these proteins:
- a CDS encoding HAD-IA family hydrolase — protein sequence MTEPIQSIEALFFDFDGVLVDSARTKKKAFETLFKYFSDEIIKAVIHYHTLHGGISRVEKIRHAHENIIKNPLTEKGVMEWADRYSDLVVQEMIRLPWIKGAKAFLDAYASKLPVFVISGTPETELKYLVDQRKMSHYFKEILGSPVKKPEHIRNLLVKYSLTPEQCVFIGDALTDYNAALETGLHFIGIQGEVHFPDTVKPLPDCQGLERAIKSLFKSC from the coding sequence GTGACAGAACCAATCCAATCCATTGAAGCTCTTTTTTTTGATTTTGACGGGGTATTGGTGGACTCAGCCCGTACCAAAAAAAAAGCCTTTGAAACACTGTTTAAATATTTTTCCGATGAAATTATAAAAGCGGTTATTCACTACCACACCTTGCACGGTGGTATTAGCCGGGTTGAGAAAATCCGGCACGCCCATGAAAACATTATTAAAAATCCCCTGACCGAAAAAGGGGTTATGGAATGGGCGGACCGATATTCAGATCTCGTGGTACAGGAGATGATTCGTCTTCCCTGGATAAAAGGGGCAAAAGCGTTTCTGGATGCATATGCGTCAAAACTGCCTGTTTTTGTGATCTCAGGTACTCCGGAAACCGAGCTCAAATATTTGGTTGATCAAAGGAAAATGAGCCATTATTTTAAGGAGATCCTGGGATCACCCGTCAAAAAACCGGAGCATATCCGAAACCTATTGGTAAAATACAGCCTTACACCGGAACAATGTGTTTTCATCGGTGATGCCCTCACCGATTATAATGCTGCCCTGGAGACCGGTCTTCATTTTATCGGTATCCAGGGTGAGGTTCATTTTCCTGATACCGTCAAGCCCCTGCCTGACTGCCAGGGGCTTGAACGCGCTATTAAGAGCCTGTTTAAAAGCTGTTAA
- a CDS encoding aminotransferase class I/II-fold pyridoxal phosphate-dependent enzyme, with protein MEQDNIIRFASRMDYLPPYLFGMINKMKMDKRRNGDDVIDLGMGNPMDPTPDAVIEKLVNVAQDPKSHRYPESSGLPNLKKEIAKYYNRHYNIDLDADKETYFTIGSKEGISHLCLAIMGPGDCVLVPAPAFPIHIYASVIAGANVMRIPLEPENGFLDRIIKVCEACYPSPKVLMLNYPHNPTGVVTDKAFFKEIVKLAKRFKFMVINDFAYAKITYDGYVAPSFLEIEGAKDVGVEFGSFSKSYNMAGWRIGYCVGNEKIVEALGKIKGYFDYGIFSAIQVAGIIALRDCDDTIPELAKIYEHRRDVLCSGLERIGWDIERPKAGMFVWAKIPEPFDKMGSMEFAIQLMNKGNVAVAPGAGFSEEGEGYLRLALVENEERLRQAVRQMKKAMDQMQI; from the coding sequence GTGGAACAAGACAATATTATTCGGTTTGCATCCCGGATGGATTACCTGCCCCCTTACCTTTTCGGTATGATCAATAAAATGAAAATGGATAAACGGCGTAATGGGGATGATGTCATTGACCTTGGTATGGGAAACCCAATGGACCCCACACCTGATGCGGTTATTGAAAAGCTGGTAAACGTTGCCCAAGATCCAAAATCCCACAGGTACCCGGAAAGTTCGGGACTTCCCAATTTAAAAAAGGAAATTGCCAAATATTATAACCGCCATTACAATATTGATCTGGATGCGGACAAAGAAACCTACTTCACCATTGGCTCTAAAGAAGGTATTTCGCATTTGTGTCTGGCCATCATGGGTCCCGGGGACTGCGTTCTGGTTCCGGCACCGGCCTTTCCCATCCATATCTATGCATCGGTAATAGCTGGTGCAAATGTTATGAGAATCCCCCTGGAACCTGAAAATGGTTTTCTGGACAGGATCATTAAAGTATGTGAAGCTTGTTACCCCAGCCCAAAGGTTCTTATGCTTAATTATCCCCACAACCCCACCGGCGTTGTAACGGATAAGGCTTTTTTCAAAGAGATCGTAAAGCTTGCCAAGCGATTTAAGTTCATGGTTATCAATGACTTTGCCTATGCCAAAATAACCTATGACGGGTATGTTGCCCCAAGTTTCCTGGAAATTGAGGGCGCCAAAGATGTCGGTGTTGAGTTTGGATCCTTTTCAAAATCATACAATATGGCCGGCTGGCGCATTGGCTATTGCGTTGGTAATGAAAAAATTGTCGAGGCACTTGGAAAAATTAAAGGCTATTTTGATTATGGTATCTTTTCTGCCATTCAGGTGGCAGGGATTATTGCGCTCCGGGACTGTGATGATACCATTCCGGAACTTGCAAAAATTTATGAACACCGTCGAGATGTACTTTGTTCGGGTCTTGAACGAATCGGATGGGATATAGAAAGACCCAAGGCCGGTATGTTTGTCTGGGCAAAAATTCCTGAACCTTTTGATAAAATGGGTTCCATGGAATTTGCCATTCAGTTGATGAACAAGGGGAATGTGGCCGTGGCACCAGGCGCAGGTTTTTCCGAAGAGGGGGAAGGATATCTTCGTCTTGCCCTGGTTGAAAATGAAGAACGCCTGCGCCAGGCTGTCCGGCAGATGAAAAAAGCCATGGACCAGATGCAAATTTAA